Sequence from the Helianthus annuus cultivar XRQ/B chromosome 13, HanXRQr2.0-SUNRISE, whole genome shotgun sequence genome:
TCAAGTCATCTACATAGACACCAACAATAATAACATAATCTTGTTTGTGTACCTTGTATACAGCTTGTTCATGTGTACACCTGCTAAAACCAAGATCCTTGAGAGCTTTATCCAATCGAGCATTCCATGCCCTGGGTGCTTGTCTCAACCCATAAAGCGCCTTGTGCAGCCTATAAACCATACCTTCTTTGCCCTTAATTTCAAAACCAATTGGCTGTTTTACATAGACTGTTTCCCGGAGTTCACCGTTAAGAAAAGCCGACTTGACATCTAAATGATGTACAAGCCACCCTCCTTTGACTGCAATTGCTAATAATAACCTGATTGTTTCAAGCCGTGCGACTGGGGCGAAGGCGTCTTCAAAATCAATTCCTTTTTGCTGCACATATCCTTTAGCCACCAAGCGTGCTTTATGCTTTATCACATTCCCTTGAGCATCTTTCTTCAGCTTAAACACCCATCTCAGCCCGATTGCTTTGTGACCGGTTGGCAAATGTGCTAGGGTCCAAGTATTATTCCTTTTTATCGAAGCCAGCTCTTCCTTCATAGCATTTAGCCACGGTTCCTCTGTTGCAGCCTCATCAAAGGAAGCCGGTTCACCATCAATTAGCAATAACCCAACTTCTTTATCATAAAGATCACGCACCTGGTCTTCTGTCATTGCATTTGATTTTTGATAAACTTCACCAATTGATCGAAACCCTTGAGGCGGGGTGTCATCATATGGAATGCTCTGGTTTGGCACATCAGGGTTTGATGATTGAGACCTGGACAAAAACTGCGAAGCATCACCTTGTATACCTGGTGATTCGAATTGATGGGAATGAGAATTAGGGTTGTGTGTAGGTGTGTTTTCATCAGTAACGTCATTCCCAATTTGGGTTTGACTTTCCTGTGTTTCAACTTGACTTGTGGGTTCTGGCCCATCAACCATAATACTAGCCCACCAAGGTGTGATGGactctttattattattatttcccTTCCAAGCCCATTTACGGTATTCATCCACCTCTACAACACTGGGAGATGCAATCACAACATTCATTGTATTGGGATTTAGAAGTCTGAATCCTTTCGTTTCTTCCACAGTGCCTAAGTACACCATAGGCGTTCCTCGATCACTTAACTTCGTGGCAGTCTTCGACAAATCCTTCACATATGCAACACAACCAAATACTTTTACATCGGTAAGTATGGGTTTTCGTTTTTTCAATACCTCGTACGGTGTTGCAGCTTTCACCGATTTTGTCAAAATTCGATTTAGTAAATACACCGAATGTCGAACAGCCTCCCCCCACATCTGGTCCGGAACGGACATCGTCTTCAACAACGATCTCGTCATTTCAACTACGGTCCTATTCCTACGCTCTACAACTCCGTTTTGATGAGGAGTGTAGGGCGCGGTTAATTGCCGTCTAATCTTCATTCTTTGACAAAAATCATTAAATTGTAGCGAATTGAACTCACCGCCGCGATCGGTTCTCAACATCTTTACTTGATAGGGATTGTTTTGCTCCGCTTCAGCTTTGAATTTCTTGAACATAATAAACGCTTCGTCCTTTGTTTTCAACAAGTAGACCCACATAAAACGAGTAAAATCATCCACAATTAAAAGGAAATAACGGTTACCTCCGTATGTTTGTGGTGTAATGGGTCCACATAAATCGGCATGGACTAGTTCTAGTGGTTTCGTTGCCCTCCACTGAGATTCTTTTGGCACAGGTTTCCTTGTTTGTTTAGCAACCATACACCCCTCACACATTTGTTTAGGATTGTTTATGCATGGCATGCCAATGACAATATCTTTTCTTGCCATGTATTCCAAGACATTGAAATTAACATGCCCCATTCTTGTGTGCCAAAGCCAAGCCTCTTCGTCCATGTGAGCACCTAGACAAATGGGTTTTGTGACTTTTAAAGAAATTCTATACAATCTGTTCACCGACCTGTTGATTTTCATTATAAGTTTTTCGTGCTCATCATACAACTTCAGCGTATTACCACGCATATGGACACCGTAGCCCTCCTCCGTGAGCTGCCCCAAGCTGAGTATGTTGCTCGTGAGAGCCGGAATGTAATATACATCAGGAATGAGTATATGTTCGCCGGTTCGACTTTCAAACACCAATGGTCCCTTGCCTTCGATTTGAACCTTAGACCCGTCTCCGAACCTGACTTGGCCCGTTATACTACGATCTAATTCAGCAAATGACTCACGCATACCTGTCATATGATTGCTCGCACCGTTATCGACATACCACACGTCCTTGTTGTCACCGGCTTTCGGGAACACGCGATCCTCATTCAACAGAACCATGGAGGGTGTGTCTTCACCATGAATACACAAATAAAGGGCTGGCTCTTCCTCCTTGGTTTCTGTTAAATTAGCCTCATCTCTTTTCTCCTTTGGCTCTTTACATTCAGACGCGTAATGCCCGTATTCATGGCAATTGAAACACTCAATGTGCCTTTTATCTTTGTTTCTCGACCCGTTTCTTTGATCTTGGTTCCCAGCGTGTCCACCACGGTTACTCCTACCTCGGCCACGTCCTCGAAAACCACTCCGACCACCCCGATCGGTCTTCCCATATACGCCTGACTTCTGATTTGTAACATGTTGACCTTTTCCTTGCCCCTTCGAGTTCGACTTAACTTCTGACTTGGTGAACAACAAACTGTTTTCGGCAGTTTGTTGTGATTTACGTAGCTTCACTCGATCTTCATAAGCCTTCAAATGCGCAATCGCCTCTTCAAATGGCATAGTATCTACATCAGAACTCTGCTCAATTGAGGCCACCAAATTTATAAATCTCTCCGGAACCGTGTCAAACAGTTTACGAACCAGTTCTTCGTCCTCCAACTTTGCCCCAACGCTATTATACTTCGAAACCATACCCGACAATCTTCCTGCATATTCATCAATAGTATCACTATCCTTCATCTGGAGCCCTTCAAACTCGCTCTTCAGAATGCGCAACCGTGCCTTCTGAACACGCTCAGCACCTACGTACCGGGATTTCAACGAATCCCAAACCTCCTTGGCCGTCTTCTTCTTCGCAGCTTGCGCGAGAACCTCGTCCGGAATGGATTGAAAGATGAAGGCTCGAGCTTGCTTGGATTTCTTCGCATCCACGACCACTCCGGTCGGCGGCTCGATGGCTTCCCACAACCCGTGGGCATCCATGATCGCCTCCATCTTTATCGACCAGGTATTGTAGTTAGTAGGAGTAAGGATAGGGCAGTTGAATGAAACAGAGTTCTCTTTTGTGGGGTTAGGGTTCGTAACGATTGACATGGTGTTGAGGCGTAGGATTTTTTGGCTTGTAAATGGATCAGAActtgaagctctgataccaaatgtaaGATTGGATCAGGCAATACAGTGAATAAAaataagaaagaacaagaaacagAGTAGCCGAATGTAATCTTATTATTAAACAAATGCTTGAAGTCAGCGTGATTGAATGATTACAAAGGAATTTCGGCTGATTGAAAAGAGATAAAAAAAACAACTGATGCTGAATTATTTAAATATGAAATAGAGCAACGAACTTTGCAGAATATTTGGTCCCACGTGCTCCTTTTTTCTTGGGCTTCCAACGTTCACAAAAGTGGACGTTATTGAATTAAAATCGGTCAACATTTAACCAACAAGAAATAGTTCCCTGCTAATTTTTATCCCAAACTCTTTAGCATAAGGATCTTGGTCATAAGCATTTTGGTTAACAGTCTGCAGATACAAGACATATGTTAACTTTTACACATGACATGATGGTTCATCGGTAAATTAGATAACATTACCTTGAGAATACCGTGCTCTCGATCCTGAGGGCGTTGACACGTGACCTTAAGAAGGGCGGTAACTTGTCGCTCATTTAGCTTCCTTGAATACCTCTGGCCCGCTACAATCTTGCAGACCTCCATAGGCATATAATTTTTCCTATGGGTCCCGCCAAGTTGCAAGCACGGCCAATGTACATGCTGGATGGAAAACCCGTAAGCATCCTTGAAGTAATCAACCACATATTTCGTCACCGTATCTCCGTCACCACCAACCGTGAACCTAATGCACAATAAAAGAAATGAAGCATGTCATGATTAAGTCAACACAAATAATAATATGATTTCAACTTAGTGTAAGGTTCTCACTGTAGCTCGCGTGTTGCTTGAGATGTTAAACCGGATATGTTAAACCTCCGGCGCATAGTTCCACGGTGAGTTATTTCAACCTTCACTCCTTTAAGTGCTTTTTTTATCTGGGTAGTGTAACAATATCAAATATACATCAATATTTACATatgatatatattataaataaaattaagataatatatattatgttatGTATCAAAATAGTAATGATAAatctatatataattaaaaatttagttatatgaactattttacaaccttcattaatgagactcttaaatacatgagtctcttaaatacattctttcttcaaattaataaaattaatattataattgtaacaaattagacttaaaataaaattaaagatCTATATATAAagatctatatctatatctatatatatttaaaaatttagttatatcaacttttttacaaccttcattatgaGCCTCTTAAATATTTGTGTCTTTCAAGTTGTAATTGCCCATCCTTGATCAATAATTCTCTTTCCAATGCATATAAATACCTTCAATTGTCTTCTCATATTACTCtaaacttttcatctttcttgcaAAATGAGAAATTTCAGTTTTGCAATTTTATTcattactaccataacatgcaTTGTTCTTCCACATTTTCATGGAAGATTAGCCATGGCTACATGCACCCAAGATGGATCAAAGCGTTGGGGTTATGTTCATTTTTTAAGAAACTAAAGGCTACCCACTTTTAAAGATTGGATTTTTTTTACTTCTTGGGTGAAAACAGGGGCACACATGTTCTGGTGGCACTATAAAAGTCCGTACAGAGTTCATGAACCAAAAAAGCCATCGCCAATATCTatatatacttatacttaaaaatttagttatatcaacttttttacaaccttcattatgaGTCTCTTAAATACATTTGTGTCTTTCAAGTTGTAATTGCCTATTAACAAGGGGTCAGAAATAAACAAAATTTGACCCGTTTCTAATTCTCCCTTTCCTGTTTCTCACACCCTAAAATGTAACCCCTAACTTCTCGGTTTCACTCTAATAAAAGTAAGCGACTTATCATTTTCCCATGTTAATTAATGTTGTCCATTCCAAAAGAGCATCTAAATGGTTTTATAAATCTTtgtcaaaattttaaaaatcaccgttttttagggtttatttttaaattttattaaagcTGGTcaacccacgcgggctagccaTGCCCCGCCATACCGACCTAACACGTCACTCACCAACGGGGGGCTCGAAGTctacgtgtcaacccatgccccaaacccctgccccaccataccccacggtctaagatATAAGAGCCACATATACACTTCGCAGGTGAATTTATTTTCTTTTGATTGTCATAGGTtgattttaatttatattttatctcaAATTGAGTATATCCGAATAAATAACTTACAAATGGGCCAAGTTAGAGTTGACCAAAAGTGGAGTTGCTTTGTGTCCCAGTTCTATTAGTGTTTTACACGTTTGGGTCTTACAACATGAGAAAGTagtaagggcaaaatggtcaaaatcATTTTTTTGTTATTGTATAACTAGAAGCAACCCCCCTGATTTTTGTACGAACATAACCTTTATAATACtctaatattttttatttaaaaaatgcaTCATAATGTTTAATAGTTGCAAAATTTTTAAGTAAAAAGGAATAACATGAGAGAATGCGTCTACATAAAGGTTGTATTATCATATATATCGTCTTGTGAATTATTCATAACCATCTAAGCATCTTAAGTATCATGATAGAGGGGCTTCGCTTAGGTTACACCATCTTACTATCATATGAATCATTGATAAACATTTACTCAAATAGCACATAGGTTTACATTATGCCTTTTGACTTATCCATGATATCTAATAACaagaataacaataataatactgttAATAATTATAACATAAGAGAAAATCATAATAATTGTATATGTCACCTAATTTACTATGTGTTCTTAACCATATTTTAAAAATACTCAATAGTTAATGTTACTTAGTGATATATTGTTATACATGTTCCTTACAGTATGTATGGTTTCTAATTTAACATGACATTAAATTATATTCTAACCACACATCAATTAAAGGACATTGATTCCAGACCCTAACTACATATTTACCTTCATAAATACAACTTTAATAATGTTTTTAATTCTACTTTATCATATTAATGTGGCTATAATTGTTATGTCCCTTTGTATGCAAACTCCTAACTTCTCGGTTTCACTCTAATAAAAGTAAGTAACTTATCATTTTCCCATAACAATCATCATTTAATTTTGTGTTAATTAATGTTGTCCATTCCAAAAGACCATCTAAATGGCTTTATAAATCTTTGTCCATATTGCAGCCCATACCCGCCTTCTCTCCAACAACCTATAACCGCTCTGTCTACACGTGTGGCCATGGCAAGGAACGATTCTGTTGCTGGGTATTCAAAAAAATGGACCACACTAGAAGCCATCTTGACCCACGGTAGAAGAAACAAGCATCACATGGTATGCCCTACAAACTAGATTGTATATATAGAATATTCATTTTAGATTATGTATCTTTATCGAAATCGAAGAGTAAAGGACAATATATCTCTATCTCTACACATAATATTAGGGAGGACGCATGAAACGATTCCAGCCTCCGTAATTTGTTATCTCGACCGTgtcttttataaaattataatgttaaagaaatatatacttttaaatttaatattaactTAACTATATATGctaaatatttaattatggatAATTATAATATGATTACCcaaatgagtttatatatttttttatttttatcttaagttaattaatttaattgTGTTAAAAGGATACTTGAAGGATTATTTACAAAGGTAACCCAATAACCAAAAACGCGTTTAGTGGGATCTTGGTGCTAGATTTTCTATCATACATTTTGGGTTAGACAGCAAGATTGCCACTAAATAAATATGGATGTTTTTGATTAGTTAAGACTAAAAAAGAACCATAtgttcaatatatatatatatatatatatacattcatCCTTTTATAGTATTATTATAAATCAAGAAATGACTTCCTGACAGGTTGATTGTTATTACATATGATCATACAATTTTCATATGCATGTATGAGTTGATTGTTATATGAAGGCAGAAGCTTATTTTTTAATACATTAAATCAAACATCTATTTGGACTTACATTCGTATGTTAAAACCTAACAGTCAGTTTACGAGTTTGACAGGCAATAACCAAATCCAAATTCGTATAGTTTGTGACGACCAAGCTGACCCCACGTGGTTGTTGGTTGTATCCACATCACATAGGAGGACTATATTgcgattgaaaaaaaaataatgtttttttttttaattctgaaATCTATTCTTTAATACGGAATTCACATTTATagatatttataaatattttttaacagttataaatatttgtaaatattttttaataCCGAATTCACATTTTTAATACCGAAAAAAAAGTACTGTTTTTTTAATACTGAATTcatgtttataaatatttattgaaAACACAAAATGTAATTTAAATATTGGGTAGATAAAGTGTGTACGTAATTCGTGGCGAACCAAGAATATGTAAACGTTGGTCATTTTGGTTAAGGTAAAATCAGGTTTGCAATAGAATGTAATATACACTTAGGATAAGCACAATATTGGTTATCATATTTGAATCAAATGGTTAAAGTTTATAGTTATTCTGGTAATATATGCAGTGTGCTGAATTCACCTGTCGTGTTGAAGTCAAACGCATATGAAATAGCCAAGAGTGGTTTAGGCTGACATGTGGCAGTGGGAATTGCATGAAAGGTGTGGGGCGTGAAGACAACGATATGTGGTGTGATGGGTGCGAAAACCCCGTTGTCTTTCCGAGAGGAAGGTTTGTTTTTAAAAATGTTTAGTTGCACCGGCCGTGTCAGACGTCTTACCATGAACAAACAATAGCTATTATGCatgccgtgcatcgcacgggctttCTCCCTAGTATACATAATAGTAATTTTAAATGTatacaaataaattaataaaatgatCAATATATAAAAAAGAGCCAAACTCGAGCGTAGGCGACCTCGGGCTCGGCTCAGCTCGTTTACAGTTGATAAAAGGCGAAACCTTCACCCGGTCAGCATCAGATAAAGGTCTTGTTGTGTCATTCCTATTCAGAAGTTGTTTGACAAAGTCTATCACATGCACTGCCTCAACGAATGCAGTTGCAGCCATATCTGCAATTCAACATGTCATACAATTACATCAGTTATATAAATTTCAACAAAACCTTAAAGAAACTACAATACGGAGAAATAAACTAACCGATATTTAAAGACAGTCCCATCTATGTACGCCGCATGCTCTGATAGAACTCACGCCAACTCTCCAACCCGTCACCCAGTAGTTTCAACCACTATTGTAACTCAACAGTGGTTTAACTCACTGTTTTAACCCACCAGTGGTTTCAACCACTTTTTTAACCCAACAGGGGTTTAActcactgttttaacccaacagtggtttcaaccactttttaacccaacagtggtttcaactaCTATTTTttatcccaacagtggtttcaaccactgttttaacccaacagtggtttcaaccactgttttaacccaacaacagtggtttcaacctttcatttattatatataatagatatgtTATAATACAAATCTTTAACATTTTTAAATCTGATTTGGTTATATGggttacatttttttttcaaacggaTCAACCAGCATCATATTAAGCTCattaaataaataagttaaaaCAAAAAGTACCTGTTAATGACAGCGTCAAGAATGATTTGGATGGGATTAGCATCGGTGAAAAGGTGGATGATCTCCATATCGTGCTTGACGATGCATCGGTGAAAAGGTGGATGATCTCCATATCGTGCTTGACGATGCAAACAACCATCAACCTTTTTACGGTTGTTTCTCCATAGCATGCTTGACGATGCGAACAACCATCCAGTACTGATGCATCCAGTTCTCATGAGTACCCCCTAGAAGCAGAATGGACAGAACAGAGACCCAGCAACATCAGCTTCTGTAGTCTTCTAAAGAGCAGCTGATCCGAGGTACCCCTTTGGGGAGCCAACATCGTCACCAGCATGAAAAGACCCAAGATACAGGTCCGATGGTGGATTATCCAGTGAACTTGCAGCGATGTGGATTTCCAAAGGACCTGCAGCAGCActttctgaatattatcataatTTATGGAGTTCCACAATAGCGGCAGGTTCAGGTAGCAACTCATTTGTAACTATTTGGTTGAAAAGGTTGAGTAGTTGAGTCACATATATAACCTCATGAAACTAATATAAAGATTACTAAAAATTGGATCGTCAATGTATACGACCTCCTAAATAGTTCTACTCAAAAATCATATGATTAGCATATTTAATGCTTTAATCAATTGTAAAAGACTATCCTGAAACTTAACCAAAAAAAATTCAAGCATTAACCACATTTCCATATTAGAAATCTGTGACATTCTTCATGAGAAACAATAAAATATTCTTAATTTACCCTCAAAATTCTCTTAATATGCCATTTCACAAACATTAGAAGCAAAAACTTAATATCATGGTCAAAGAATTTACTTAACCACATTGAAAAAATCTACGTTGAGCTCCAAAGGGTCTTTGGACACAATCAAGAAGCCCATGatattcgaataataataataagtaataAGAATCCCATGCCATTTTTTTCCAAAAAGACACcagttatattttttataaagcCCCAATTCGTTTTTCTATTGGCTTTCTATAACCCATGATGGGTAACCCATGATAGGTAATAAAGTAAGagtctaaggggctgtttggtagcctcttgatgaccattcagatgctacctcttaatggtttaaaacctctgaatgaataagaggtaacctcaagtctgaatggttaagaggtaacctctgaatggtaaatcatcctatgtcacattcttctaccttctcattggtaaaattcttaatggttccattaagaggtagcctcttaataaccattcagaggctaccaaacagcccctaagaaaGTATCCGGTGTCAGTGAAGCTAGATTTGTGTGAAACTATAATTAACTAATAATATTTTAAAAATGTCAGGGTTGTGACAACATAGTAATCATCTAAGGGTTGTGACGACATACTTGGTAGCGCCACCATGCATATAGCGGAGATGCATACACATCTGAATCGTGCCCAAAGCAATCTTCATTCTTCTTGAGCAGGTCAACGTAGCACATACTCATTTTTTATCACATAAACTTTGATGAACTGATATCAGTATTGCAAACAGAACCAAATAACCAAATAAGTGCATAACAGAACCAAATAACCAAATTTGATTTCGTTTTAGTTTAATGGTTTTCTAACCATTAATCAATCAAAAACAAAGACCAGAAAGTTCAGGACTTACATCGAACACCATCAGAAACCCATGTGGTTGTGGTCTGGCAGCCGAAGTTCATCTCCGTCACCAACAATCGCTACCATCAACTGGAATCACCTAAGCCAGGCACCTTaaaattctaaaaatacaaaTCCGGCTTTGCTAGATCAGGGCACCTTTGCTAGATCAGTCCCGGATGCCACAAAACCAccaataaaatataaaataataaataatgaataaaaatataaaaataaaacacaaaaaaaattgcTAGAAAAATAGATTGATGGTTGTCATACCTAATAACCCAGACCATATATCAAACTCTTTAGTATTTTGAATGGATTCTTGGGAAGCTTTAACCATCTGATTGGTCACACCAAGATTCGAGCAAAGACGCATCTGATCCAGATCTGCAATCACAGAGAGAAAGGAAGATGTGGAGGACCCTAGGGTTGAACAACAAAATGAAAAACAGACAGATCTATACATATATCAACGATTAACATAAGATAACCTATATAGCTACTTTTAACTATAAGATCAGATGAAAATGGAGTGTATTAGGGTTTGGAAAGAAGCATATGAATGTACAAATTAACAGATATGATAAGTTGTGAAGAACATAAATGAAAATGGAACTCACCATTTCTCGACGAAGAAGATGCTGCTAAAGTTGCAGGTTTATTATGCTCTGATTGTTGGTGTTAGTATCCAGATATAGGGCGATTCTCGGTGGTGGTGATTGTTAAAGGGGGTTAGGGTTTGTGAAGTTTGAATCGCCTGAATATAGAGAGAGAAGGAACCCTAGGCGTTTCAAAACAAAGATGAGAAGAGAGATGATAAAAGAAAAAGGGGATGACACTTTTGGGCGGGAAAAGAAGCCCTAATTTACTGACATGTGGCCTAAATCAcgtttcatttattatatataatagatttcaAACCTAAATTACATATTTATCCAACCTGAAAGTgaaattacatatttccccaactTGTtattgttatgggccattttctaaGCCTATATATCCTGACTAACATCTTGCTTTTGACTGATtgtttgtgatcaggatactgaatcgggatattggtaacatcccgGGGCGATATCCTGGTGTTAACTTAATAATTCACGTGCAGGTAAAAGGCTACAAGTCactaacggtcagatggacttcttctcctcaagactcgggcgtatctgttatgtgagagacgttgaacccgaaagaccaggtctacaacgttcgagtggggaatattcgccggatcccggttatttaggatagtttgttgcaattgttttactataaatagatgggggcggatcagattaaggTACGCAATCTTTCACACACACTCTCGAACACTTTTGCTCTCTAGCTCACTGCAAACACCatacacaaacacttgtatttGAATTACCTTGtaaacacttagttgatccgcaccacatcttgcactgtatcctgacgtttgaagtaatagaagaataaggcagctgcgattgtcagctcccgaggttttgtgccgacgatttagattgatcaagggctttcctcgtacatcacgtgtcaacctttacttttttgctcattgtttgatcatagatacagctctatatcctgagtcgtatcctgaaactgtttttgtaattaacttggctaacatatttttcacacatatttctagcacactacctcacttaactaatttgatcacttgattacttcggtaattttttaccaaaacaatttggcgcccatcgtggggcaagtggtgctatttctactaaaaacttttgcaaaatcattacttggttttctattttcaaaactttttgct
This genomic interval carries:
- the LOC110901336 gene encoding protein argonaute 1A isoform X3, encoding MGLSLNIDMAATAFVEAVHVIDFVKQLLNRNDTTRPLSDADRIKKALKGVKVEITHRGTMRRRFNISGLTSQATRELQFTVGGDGDTVTKYVVDYFKDAYGFSIQHVHWPCLQLGGTHRKNYMPMEVCKIVAGQRYSRKLNERQVTALLKVTCQRPQDREHGILKVMLSNLPMNHHVMCKS
- the LOC110901336 gene encoding protein argonaute 1A isoform X2 — encoded protein: MLIPSKSFLTLSLTDMAATAFVEAVHVIDFVKQLLNRNDTTRPLSDADRIKKALKGVKVEITHRGTMRRRFNISGLTSQATRELQFTVGGDGDTVTKYVVDYFKDAYGFSIQHVHWPCLQLGGTHRKNYMPMEVCKIVAGQRYSRKLNERQVTALLKVTCQRPQDREHGILKVMLSNLPMNHHVMCKS
- the LOC110901336 gene encoding protein argonaute 1A isoform X1 yields the protein MVVCIVKHDMEIIHLFTDASSSTIWRSSTFSPMLIPSKSFLTLSLTDMAATAFVEAVHVIDFVKQLLNRNDTTRPLSDADRIKKALKGVKVEITHRGTMRRRFNISGLTSQATRELQFTVGGDGDTVTKYVVDYFKDAYGFSIQHVHWPCLQLGGTHRKNYMPMEVCKIVAGQRYSRKLNERQVTALLKVTCQRPQDREHGILKVMLSNLPMNHHVMCKS